The following proteins are encoded in a genomic region of Colletotrichum higginsianum IMI 349063 chromosome 9, whole genome shotgun sequence:
- a CDS encoding DNA-directed RNA polymerase, translating to MNISQPISSSIETVEFTFLTDEEIKAISVKRIENDSTFDNLLNPVPGGLYDPALGSWGDALCATCNLNQSSCPGHAGHIELPVPVYHPVFLDQVLRLLRSQCVYCKGFRMRHREINRYSCKLRLLQHGLLHEAHLVDAIGEELKGLALPGVPTDYESEAEEEGSSSVDNIIGAREAYVRQALKSHKLSLGEVRKGKHEGAIEMRRELIKDFLTQITKPRRCDNCGGISPAYRKDRFVKIFEKALSERDLAQMAQRNLHIKDSMATAARARKSKAKRGAADADEGIADVDMTSAEENDIEMHDASGDEQDLADKEEELRADAVAVAPGQQRYISAMEVRARLRELFEKEQDIMSLVYSSKPTTKKAAQVSADMFFIRTILVPPNKFRPEARTGDSQISEAQQNSLYKMIMRNCGNIARMHQSVGATDQYGRPRDITDLHQVWTELQESVNSLIDKSKNPVQGAAAKRNEDGIKQKLEKKEGLFRKNMMGKRVNFAARSVISPDPNIETNEIGVPPVFARKLTYPEPVTSHNFRDMQQAVINGVDKWPGAAAIEYENGQIVNLRSKSVDDRMSLANQLLAPTNNHMSGMKSKKVYRHLTNGDVVLMNRQPTLHKPSIMGHRVRVLPGEKTIRMHYANCNTYNADFDGDEMNMHFPQNEVARAEALQIADTDHQYLSGTAGKPLRGLIQDHLSVSVALCNKDTFFDRDSYQQLIYAALRPESGHILGERIELIPPAVIKPRPRWTGKQVISTILKNIKPPNGEGLWMSGKCQVKGEQWGKGHLEEGSVLFQDGQFLTGILDKAHLGPSSGGLIHSIHEIYGPAVAGKLLSGMGRLLTRYLNMRAFTCGMDDLRLTSEGEVARREALKAAKNIGLEVAAKYVSLDDKAPNSTDPELLVRLEEVLRDDTKQEGLDMLMNQSSQIVSSAVTTACLPIGLVKQFPKNQMQAMTTSGAKGSQVNANLISCNLGQQVLEGRRVPVMVSGKSLPCFKPFETDVRAGGYIVQRFLTGIRPQEYYFHHMAGREGLIDTAVKTSRSGYLQRCIIKGMEGLTVTYDSTVRDADGTLVQFLYGEDGLDPTKQKYLTDFSFVLRNVASESAQLNFGNGFKDKLAGSKDEILKHMKSAIKHAKLNSTVAKDPIISMVNPARVAFATSEKFYAKMTKYIKDNKDGLIRDKSSAPSGLINAPAVSKKSAELVFAAKYMRSLVEAGEGVGIVAGQSVGEPSTQMTLNTFHLAGHSAKNVTLGIPRLREILMTASRSISTPAMTLLLHEELSAVEGEIFAKSISVLPLADVLDTATVNERIGKGNNGALAKLYDVRLNFFPAKEYTKAYAIDTSDVMDTVEKRFLDHLLKIMVREIKKRRSESTSATPDVGVKAGVVEMATGNSEARVPNDDDDDDDDGDGDATNAKNKANREEAVSYGPNDDEDDAVQRQMEREGSPEEDEGFGGSPSPRREKDDEEGDSEDDDSDGDSDSDYGWRAERVKSRYLRVTRFRNDEAGEWCEFTLEFEADTPKVLMLNIVQAAVKKSVIQQIPGVGSCTFTADHKITDSTTGEDVSVPAIYTSGCNLKAMQKYSDFINPNKIATNDIGAVLDVYGVEACRSNIVSELAGVFGGHGISVDNRHLNLIADYMTRNGDYTPFNRNGLRGNVSPFTKMSFETTLAFLKDAVLDGDWDDLRTPSGRIVMGRLGKIGTGAFDVLTALPTHHMSSHVE from the exons atGAACATTTCCCAACCCATCTCGTCGTCCATTGAGACGGTCGAGTTCACGTTTCTTACCGACGAAGAAATCAAGGCCATCTCCGTCAAGCGCATCGAGAACGACAGCACCTTCGACAACCTCCTCAACCCTGTTCCCGGTGGTCTTTACGACCCGGCTCTTGGATCATGGGGCGATGCACT CTGCGCAACCTGTAACTTGAACCAGTCTTCATGCCCGGGCCACGCCGGCCACATCGAGCTCCCCGTTCCCGTCTACCACCCAGTCTTTCTCGACCAGGTCCTCCGTCTTCTACGATCGCAGTGTGTTTACTGTAAAGGATTTCGCATGCGCCACCGCGAAATCAATCGCTACTCTTGCAAACTCCGACTCTTGCAACACGGTCTCCTCCATGAAGCCCATCTCGTGGACGCCATTGGCGAAGAGCTTAAGGGTCTCGCTTTGCCCGGCGTGCCTACCGACTATGAGAGtgaggccgaagaagagggcagCTCTTCCGTCGATAACATCATTGGGGCAAGGGAGGCGTACGTCCGCCAGGCCCTCAAGTCGCACAAGCTCAGTCTTGGCGAAGTCAGGAAGGGCAAGCACGAAGGTGCTATCGAGATGCGGAGAGAGCTCATCAAGGACTTCTTAACACAAATTACCAAGCCTAGACGATGCGACAACTGCGGAGGCATTTCGCCTGCCTATCGCAAGGACCGCTTCGTCAAGATCTTCGAAAAGGCCCTTAGCGAGAGAGACCTGGCCCAGATGGCTCAGAGAAACCTGCACATCAAAGACTCCATGGCGACTGCAGCTCGTGCCCGCAAATCCAAGGCAAAGCgcggtgccgccgatgctgACGAAGGCATCGCCGACGTTGATATGACTTCAGCGGAGGAAAACGATATCGAAATGCACGATGCCAGTGGCGACGAGCAGGACCTGGCGGATAAGGAAGAAGAGTTAAgggccgatgccgtcgccgtcgctccCGGTCAACAGCGCTACATCAGCGCCATGGAGGTTCGCGCACGTCTGCGGGAGCTATTCGAGAAAGAGCAGGACATCATGTCGTTGGTGTACAGCTCGAAACCGACGACCAAGAAGGCCGCACAGGTATCGGCGGACATGTTCTTCATCCGGACCATTCTTGTCCCTCCAAACAAGTTTCGACCCGAAGCCCGAACCGGCGACTCTCAAATCTCCGAGGCTCAGCAGAACTCGCTGTACAAGATGATCATGCGGAACTGCGGCAACATCGCGAGGATGCACCAGAGCGTTGGAGCCACCGACCAGTACGGAAGACCGAGAGATATCACCGACTTGCACCAAGTATGGACGGAGTTGCAAGAGTCTGTTAACTCCTTGATAGACAAGAGCAAGAACCCCGTTCAAGGCGCAGCTGCCAAGAGAAATGAGGACGGCATCAAGCAGAAGCTggaaaagaaggagggaCTCTTCCGAAAAAACATGATGGGAAAGCGAGTCAACTTCGCCGCCCGAAGTGTCATTTCGCCCGACCCCAACATCGAAACCAACGAGATTGGTGTGCCTCCTGTTTTCGCGCGCAAACTGACCTATCCTGAACCGGTGACGAGTCACAACTTCAGAGACATGCAGCAAGCCGTCATCAATGGTGTCGACAAGTGGCCCGGAGCGGCTGCCATCGAGTACGAGAATGGTCAAATCGTCAACCTTCGATCCAAGTCTGTGGACGACCGCATGTCCCTCGCCAACCAGCTCCTTGCGCCAACAAACAACCATATGAGCGGCATGAAGAGTAAAAAGGTGTACCGACACCTGACAAACGGCGATGTCGTCTTGATGAACCGTCAGCCAACGCTGCACAAGCCGTCCATCATGGGTCACCGAGTCCGCGTGCTGCCCGGAGAGAAGACGATTCGAATGCACTACGCCAACTGCAACACATACAACGCCGATTTCGACGGTGACGAGATGAATATGCATTTCCCACAAAATGAAGTTGCCAGAGCGGAGGCTCTTCAAATTGCCGATACGGACCATCAGTATCTGTCAGGCACGGCCGGCAAGCCCCTTCGTGGCTTGATTCAGGACCATCTCTCAGTTTCCGTCGCCCTCTGTAACAAGGACACCTTCTTCGACCGCGACTCCTACCAACAGCTCATCTACGCAGCTCTCCGCCCGGAGAGTGGTCACATTCTTGGCGAGAGGATTGAGCTTATCCCTCCGGCAGTAATCAAGCCCAGACCCAGATGGACGGGCAAGCAGGTCATTAGCACAATCCTCAAAAACATCAAGCCGCCCAACGGAGAAGGTCTATGGATGTCCGGCAAATGTCAAGTCAAGGGCGAGCAGTGGGGCAAGGGTCATTTGGAAGAAGGCAGCGTCCTGTTCCAGGACGGACAGTTCCTGACAGGTATCCTTGACAAGGCCCATCTGGGTCCCAGCTCGGGAGGTCTCATTCACTCCATTCACGAAATCTACGGACCTGCTGTCGCAGGCAAACTGCTCAGTGGCATGGGGCGCCTCCTCACCCGATACTTGAACATGCGGGCCTTCACTTGCGGCATGGACGATTTGCGTCTCACGTCAGAGGGCGAGGTGGCTCGACGGGAGGCCTTGAAGGCGGCCAAGAACattggcctcgaggtcgcggCTAAGTATGTCTCACTCGATGACAAGGCACCCAACAGCACAGACCCGGAGCTTCTTGTCCGTCTTGAGGAGGTGTTGCGAGACGACACCAAGCAGGAGGGTCTCGATATGCTTATGAACCAGAGCTCTCAAATTGTTTCAAGTGCGGTTACAACAGCTTGTCTGCCTATCGGCCTGGTCAAGCAGTTTCCAAAGAACCAGATGCAGGCGATGACGACATCTGGTGCCAAGGGTAGCCAAGTCAATGCGAACCTTATCTCTTGCAACTTGGGACAGCAAGTTCTTGAAGGCAGGAGAGTTCCTGTTATGGTTAGCGGGAAATCTCTGCCATGCTTTAAGCCTTTCGAGACAGAcgtccgcgccggcggctaCATCGTTCAACGTTTCTTGACCGGTATCCGGCCTCAAGAATATTACTTTCATCACATGGCCGGCCGTGAGGGCTTGATCGACACAGCTGTCAAGACTTCTCGCTCAGGTTATCTACAGAGATGTATCATCAAGGGCATGGAGGGACTGACGGTGACATACGACTCGACGGTGCGGGATGCAGACGGTACTCTTGTGCAGTTCCTCTACGGCGAAGATGGTCTCGACCCAACCAAACAAAAGTATCTCACCGACTTCAGCTTCGTTCTCCGCAACGTTGCTTCTGAATCGGCCCAGCTGAATTTCGGCAACGGTTTCAAGGACAAACTCGCCGGCAGCAAGGACGAAATCCTCAAACACATGAAGAGCGCCATCAAGCACGCCAAGCTCAACAGTACTGTAGCCAAGGACCCCATCATTTCCATGGTCAACCCGGCGAGAGTGGCATTTGCCACGTCGGAAAAGTTCTACGCGAAAATGACCAAATACATTAAGGACAACAAGGACGGCCTTATTCGCGACAAGTCGAGTGCCCCGTCTGGCTTGATCAACGCCCCCGCTGTCAGCAAGAAGTCGGCGGAACTTGTCTTTGCTGCCAAGTACATGCGATCGCTTGTCGAGGCGGGCGAAGGTGTTGGTATTGTTGCTGGCCAGAGTGTGGGTGAACCTTCGACTCAGATGACGCTCAACACCTTCCATTTGGCTGGTCACTCGGCCAAGAACGTCACGCTCGGTATTCCTCGTCTCCGCGAAATCCTCATGACAGCCAGTCGATCTATTTCAACCCCGGCCATGactcttcttctccatgaAGAGCTTTCCGCGGTTGAGGGAGAAATCTTTGCTAAATCGATCAGCGTCCTGCCTCTGGCTGACGTGCTTGACACAGCGACCGTCAATGAGCGCATCGGCAAGGGCAACAACGGTGCTCTGGCCAAGCTCTACGACGTAAGACTTAACTTCTTCCCCGCCAAGGAGTACACCAAGGCCTACGCTATCGACACATCCGATGTCATGGACACGGTCGAGAAGCGGTTCCTGGATCACCTCTTGAAGATTATGGTCCGCGAGATTAAGAAGCGCCGCAGCGAGtccacgtcggcgacgccggaTGTTGGAGTCAAGGCAGGTGTCGTGGAGATGGCGACCGGCAACAGCGAGGCAAGAGTTCCcaatgacgatgacgatgacgacgatgacggtgacggtgatgccACGAACGCCAAGAACAAGGCGAATCGGGAGGAGGCTGTCTCGTATGGGCCAAatgatgacgaggatgacgcAGTCCAGCGACAGATGGAACGCGAGGGCTCTcccgaagaagacgaaggctTCGGAGGCAGCCCTTCACCGCGGCGCGAGaaggatgacgaagaaggcgacagcgaagacgacgataGCGACGGCGACTCGGACAGCGACTATGGTTGGAGAGCCGAGCGCGTCAAGAGTCGTTATCTCCGTGTCACCAGATTCCGCAATGACGAGGCTGGAGAATGGTGCGAGTTCACGCTCGAGTTTGAGGCCGACACCCCCAAGGTTCTCATGCTCAACATTGTACAGGCGGCCGTCAAGAAGTCTGTCATCCAGCAGATACCGGGTGTCGGTTCATGCACATTCACAGCAGACCACAAGATTACGGACTCGACGACGGGTGAAGACGTGTCTGTGCCGGCGATCTACACGTCAGGTTGCAACCTCAAGGCCATGCAGAAGTACAGCGACTTCATCAACCCTAACAAGATCGCGACCAACGAcatcggcgccgtgctgGACGTGTATGGTGTTGAGGCATGCCGAAGCAACATCGTCTCTGAGCTGGCAGGCGTCTTTGGCGGTCACGGCATCAGCGTCGACAACCGACACTTGAACCTCATTGCCGATTACATGACGCGCAACGGCGACTACACGCCCTTCAACCGCAACGGCCTGCGTGGTAATGTGAGCCCCTTCACCAAGATGAGCTTCGAGACAACGTTAGCCTTCTTGAAGGACGCAGTTCTCGATGGTGACTGGGACGATCTCAGAACGCCCAGCGGTCGTATCGTCATGGGCCGCCTGGGCAAGATTGGTACGGGCGCCTTTGATGTCTTGACGGCGCTCCCTACGCACCATATGTCATCCCACGTGGAGTGA
- a CDS encoding histone H3, which translates to MLQDFQPIKNQPSVHLNNKAQNTACGTHLFSKQSRLPKRHPPPNCTHSPTHPRGQGRHAQTTFLSTHNHSPLQPAQFPTYLFPSALHPLLNLLFYIHSQHIHIQQPTNFINNFQQTHQLHHHTTVAMARTKQTARKSTGGKAPRKQLASKAARKSAPSTGGVKKPHRYKPGTVALREIRRYQKSTELLIRKLPFQRLVREIAQDFKSDLRFQSSAIGALQESVESYLVSLFEDTNLCAIHAKRVTIQSKDIQLARRLRGERN; encoded by the exons ATGTTGCAAGATTTCCAACCAATCAAAAATCAGCCATCTGTACATCTGAACAACAAAGCGCAAAATACCGCCTGCGGCACACATCTTTTTTCAAAGCAATCGCGCTTGCCAAAACggcatcccccccccaattgcacccactcacccactcacccaCGCGGACAAGGCAGGCACGCACAGACCACCTTCCTTTCGACGCACAATCACTCCCCTCTGCAGCCAGCGCAGTTTCCTACCTATTTATTTCCCTCCGCCCTCCACCCACTCCTCAACCTTCTCTTCTACATCCACTCACAACACATCCACATCCAGCAACCAACCAACTTCATCAACAACTTCCAACAAACACATCAACTCCATCACCACACAACAGTCGCAATGGCCCGCACCAAGCAGA CCGCCCGTAAGTCCACTGGTGGCAAGGCTCCCCGCAAGCAGCTCGCTTCCAAGGCTGCCCGCAAGAGCGCCCCCTCCACCGGAGGTGTCAAGAAGCCTCACCGCTACAAGCCTGGTACCGTCGCTCTTCGTGAGATCCGTCGCTACCAGAAGTCGACCGAGCTCCTGATCCGCAAGCTCCCCTTCCAGCGTTTG GTTCGTGAGATCGCCCAGGACTTCAAGTCGGACCTCCGCTTCCAGTCTTCCGCCATTGGCGCTCTCCAGGAGTCTGTCGAGTCTTACCTCGTCTCCCTCTTCGAGGACACCAACCTCTGCGCCATCCACGCCAAGCGTGTCACCATCCAGTCCAAGGACATCCAGcttgcccgccgcctccgcggTGAGCGCAACTAA
- a CDS encoding Histone H4, with translation MRSPLCASLLVLPNVIKPHVISLKPLHPTRLFPKSLIRNPSTYFNLSQPHHTLTMTGRGKGGKGLGKGGAKRHRKILRDNIQGITKPAIRRLARRGGVKRISAMIYEETRGVLKSFLEGVIRDAVTYTEHAKRKTVTSLDVVYALKRQGRTLYGFGG, from the exons ATGCGTTCCCCCCTCTGCGCGTCTCTCCTCGTTCTTCCCAATGTTATCAAGCCCCACGTCATCTCACTCAAACCGCTTCATCCCACGCGACTTTTCCCCAAGAGCCTCATCAGAAACCCCTCAACCTATTTTAACCTTTCTCAACCCCATCACACTCTCACAATGACTGGAC gcggcaagggcggcaagggtCTCGGCAAGGGCGGTGCCAAGCGCCACCGCAAGATTTTGCGTGACAACATTCAGGGTATCACCAAGCCCGCTATCCGTCGTCTCGCCCGTCGTGGTGGTGTCAAGCGTATCTCTGCCA TGATTTACGAAGAGACCCGTGGTGTCCTCAAGTCATTCCTCGAGGGTGTCATCCGCGACGCTGTCACCTACACCGAGCACGCCAAGCGCAAGACTGTCACCTCCCTGGATGTTGTCTACGCGCTGAAGCGTCAAGGCCGCACCCTGTACGGTTTCGGTGGTTGA
- a CDS encoding Pre-mRNA processing factor 3: protein MDRRPDSTGLGPRHDPNSRVTKPESAADKMAALKARVAAAIGGTKAKGGLNVGLHPVLEGLGQAKPPGRTGDAKPSGSRSQFESGSATASSYRMPDKSGRGRDGPQSNPYFNEQLAAQPAGGKQRQARPLHFHPKGKFIQQAAALRRQAALEEMKKRIAAQTRKAGIEDELDMEKNLVIEPPPDIEWFDEGLVDGTYDNIGDEARLKINKEDTIVTEYIQHPVALEPPQEKNAPAVKPMYLTSKEQKKLRRQRRMAELKEQQAKIRLGLVPAPPPKVKKSNMMRVYADSAVKDPTAVENLVNRQIAERQQNHLQTNEERKLTKEEKHDKLATNQEKDAAKGIHVLVLKINSLANGQHRFKIQKNAEQHALTGICIMHPKMNLVIVEGGEHSIRKYKRLMLDRIDWTENTPSREGNTQKQMREWLVAENEKGDLKDMSHNECKLVFEGEEKTRAFRKWGNKVCESDAEAKDALTRAKMENFWALAKTM from the coding sequence ATGGACCGCCGGCCAGACTCGACGGGCCTTGGGCCCCGTCATGACCCGAACTCCCGTGTTACCAAGCCCGAATCGGCCGCTGATAAAATGGCTGCTCTCAAAGCAAGAGTCGCAGCGGCGATAGGAGGTACCAAGGCAAAGGGAGGTCTTAATGTCGGGTTGCACCCagtcctcgagggcctcggccaAGCAAAGCCTCCAGGCAGAACAGGCGATGCGAAGCCATCGGGTAGCCGGTCGCAGTTTGAATCAGGTTCTGCTACTGCGTCTAGCTACAGGATGCCAGACAAGTCAGGGCGCGGCCGCGACGGACCGCAATCGAACCCGTACTTCAACGAGCAACTAGCAGCACAGCCCGCAGGCGGAAAACAGCGACAAGCCCGGCCGCTACACTTTCACCCCAAGGGCAAATTCATCCAGCAGGCTGCCGCGCTGCGGCGACAGGCTGCCTTGGAGGAAATGAAAAAGCGGATTGCGGCACAGACCAGGAAGGCTGGGATCGAGGATGAGCTGGACATGGAGAAGAATCTCGTTATCGAACCGCCTCCAGATATCGAATGGTTTGACGAAGGGCTGGTAGATGGCACGTACGACAACATCGGGGACGAGGCCCGCCTTAAGATCAACAAGGAAGACACCATTGTCACCGAATACATCCAGCACCCCGTCGCGCTGGAGCCACCACAAGAGAAGAACGCACCAGCAGTGAAGCCGATGTATCTGACATCAAAGGAGCAGAAAAAGCTCAGGAGACAGAGGAGAATGGCGGAGCTCAAGGAACAGCAGGCAAAGATCAGGCTTGGACTGGTGCCAGCACCACCTCCCAAGGTCAAGAAGAGCAATATGATGCGTGTGTACGCAGATTCGGCAGTGAAGGATCCGACGGCTGTGGAAAACCTCGTCAACCGGCAGATTGCGGAACGCCAGCAGAACCACCTGCAGACTAATGAGGAGCGCAAGCTCACCAAGGAAGAGAAGCACGACAAGCTCGCCACAAACCAAGAAAAGGATGCCGCCAAGGGTATCCATGTTTTGGTCTTGAAGATCAACAGTCTCGCGAACGGCCAACACCGATTCAAGATTCAAAAGAACGCCGAGCAGCACGCGCTCACGGGGATCTGCATCATGCACCCCAAGATGAACCTTGTTATTGTAGAAGGGGGCGAGCACAGCATACGCAAGTATAAAAGGCTCATGTTGGACCGTATCGACTGGACGGAGAACACGCCGTCTCGAGAGGGCAACACACAGAAGCAGATGCGCGAATGGTTGGTGGCAGAGAATGAGAAGGGAGACCTCAAGGACATGTCGCACAACGAGTGCAAGCTAGTGTttgagggcgaggagaagacgagggccTTTCGCAAGTGGGGAAACAAGGTGTGCGAATCCGATGCAGAGGCCAAGGACGCGTTGACTCGGGCCAAGATGGAGAATTTTTGGGCGCTCGCGAAGACTATGTAA